From a region of the Nitrospira sp. genome:
- a CDS encoding tetratricopeptide repeat protein: MLQPLVQASDESRLVIFAGAGISMAPPTNLPSWRDFNHVVIRALADASAPLLDRALADRAVDVVSTRHRQEKLPPEYQAQVLAEILRRRYFDVIRHLDSDRANATHLAIAWLARAGLVRAIVTTNFDRVLESAFSLLDVPLHVHYQPEHFRALAENLDQLTVAGGPCHLLKLHGSVVDPNTLIDTLAQRKRGFPPTVTQCTRHLLRQAHWLFLGFSGLDLEAEPNYLGLAAESEHAVGFTWMVRKGTQPKPAVLALRERYGARAAIVEGELPEFVQDLLQPHAPQARDQIASRIAVQPAPTQEEGNLTLRQGAADWASALPSALCGLSVAFVVRACAEPSVALDLILAILSAMEQLPAADAQAVSTTLSLVNNAAGILLQGFGRHEEASERFVKAIETAEDGDTRDRWRGNLATSFEALGYIAEAKELYAEALAGYRRRGDPTAIVFGLLGYGAFLIRQLELDEAHRLCEEAMNLAKTIGDEYVRGTTLNLFGLIAKLRADYTAALDLFGQVEQLFTRLGDDQAAAAAMTNSGEVLTAQGEFNQAEQVYQQSLAINRRTGRRENEASTCLALGLLERGRGNLDAARSWFHQAVDLQRGLHNPTNEALALYRLATLEAEAGEMQRAIEIAREALPLVEQRHPVLEQDLYGLIGRTLLRMGDLAGAEQASRRAVELARQRRDPPTLAGLLQNLGLTLLLQQRDEEAATVFTESAELWDTLGQARERDYCRLCETAVQLDARIAKLSAEGHTFTDIERQRQAASEMVRLYPELIAMYQQIGAQQLVVAFQQSAASSARFAGDVARAVEWYGAAGNGFLQLGRTRQAGEAFSNCESLLQSWVDTLIRQERLESALPLLLQLAEVAEHTGNQHYRATALLNAAIITCESRQDWGQARVLAGQALALLAADSEDYATAQRLIALCDERLSQNPP; this comes from the coding sequence ATGCTCCAACCACTCGTACAAGCCTCGGATGAATCTCGCTTAGTGATCTTTGCCGGTGCCGGCATCTCGATGGCACCGCCGACAAATTTGCCGTCCTGGCGCGACTTCAATCATGTCGTGATCCGAGCGCTCGCCGACGCCTCGGCACCGCTACTCGATCGTGCGCTCGCCGATCGGGCCGTGGACGTGGTGTCCACCCGGCATAGACAGGAGAAACTACCGCCGGAGTATCAAGCCCAGGTGCTCGCCGAGATCCTGCGTCGCCGTTACTTTGACGTGATTCGACATCTCGATAGTGACCGGGCGAATGCCACACATCTCGCGATCGCGTGGCTGGCGCGTGCAGGTCTCGTACGCGCCATTGTGACGACCAATTTTGATCGAGTGCTGGAATCGGCGTTCTCATTGCTGGATGTGCCGCTTCACGTGCATTACCAGCCGGAACACTTTCGAGCGCTCGCTGAAAACCTCGATCAGCTCACCGTCGCCGGTGGCCCGTGTCATCTGTTGAAACTCCATGGGTCGGTGGTTGATCCCAATACGCTGATCGATACATTGGCACAGCGCAAACGGGGCTTTCCGCCTACGGTCACACAATGTACACGCCATCTGCTGCGGCAGGCTCACTGGCTGTTTCTCGGATTTTCGGGCCTTGATCTGGAAGCCGAACCGAACTATCTCGGCCTGGCGGCTGAGTCCGAACACGCCGTCGGCTTTACCTGGATGGTGCGCAAGGGGACCCAACCAAAACCGGCCGTACTCGCTTTGCGGGAACGGTATGGGGCGCGGGCGGCGATTGTGGAAGGAGAGCTCCCTGAATTCGTGCAGGACTTGCTACAGCCGCACGCCCCACAGGCACGAGACCAGATCGCCTCCAGAATTGCCGTTCAACCTGCTCCGACACAAGAGGAAGGGAACCTGACGCTACGACAAGGGGCCGCCGACTGGGCATCTGCCCTTCCGTCCGCTCTATGCGGGCTTTCGGTAGCCTTCGTGGTGCGCGCTTGCGCCGAACCCTCTGTCGCGCTCGATCTCATACTCGCGATTCTATCTGCCATGGAACAGCTTCCGGCGGCCGATGCCCAAGCGGTATCGACCACCTTGTCGCTCGTCAATAACGCCGCGGGGATACTTCTGCAGGGGTTCGGCCGGCACGAAGAAGCATCGGAGCGTTTCGTGAAAGCCATCGAGACTGCCGAGGACGGCGACACCCGGGACCGCTGGCGCGGCAACCTGGCGACGAGCTTTGAAGCGTTGGGATACATCGCCGAAGCTAAGGAACTGTACGCCGAGGCACTCGCGGGCTATCGCCGACGCGGCGACCCCACCGCCATTGTCTTCGGCCTGCTCGGCTACGGAGCTTTTCTGATTCGCCAACTTGAGCTGGACGAAGCGCATAGGTTGTGTGAAGAGGCTATGAACCTTGCCAAGACCATCGGCGACGAGTATGTGCGCGGCACCACACTCAACCTCTTTGGGTTGATCGCAAAGCTAAGAGCCGACTATACAGCCGCGCTCGATCTATTCGGGCAAGTGGAACAATTGTTTACACGGCTGGGCGACGACCAGGCCGCTGCCGCCGCCATGACCAATAGCGGCGAAGTGCTCACGGCTCAAGGTGAATTCAATCAGGCAGAGCAAGTGTATCAGCAGAGCTTGGCCATCAACCGGCGAACCGGACGGCGAGAAAATGAGGCGTCTACTTGCCTTGCGTTAGGCTTGCTGGAGCGGGGCCGCGGCAACCTCGATGCGGCGCGCAGCTGGTTCCACCAAGCGGTGGACCTGCAGCGCGGATTGCATAATCCCACGAACGAGGCGCTTGCACTGTATCGCCTCGCGACGCTGGAAGCCGAGGCGGGTGAGATGCAACGCGCGATCGAGATTGCCAGAGAAGCCCTTCCGCTCGTCGAACAACGGCATCCCGTTTTGGAGCAAGACTTGTATGGTCTCATAGGACGAACTCTTCTGCGAATGGGCGACTTAGCGGGAGCAGAACAAGCATCCCGTCGAGCCGTCGAATTGGCCCGACAGCGCCGTGATCCGCCGACGCTCGCAGGCCTCCTTCAAAACCTGGGGCTGACATTGCTGCTCCAGCAACGCGATGAAGAAGCCGCAACTGTGTTTACCGAATCCGCCGAGCTATGGGACACACTCGGCCAAGCTCGTGAGCGGGATTATTGCCGATTGTGCGAGACAGCCGTGCAGCTCGATGCCCGGATCGCTAAGCTGTCTGCCGAAGGTCATACCTTCACCGACATCGAACGGCAACGGCAGGCGGCGAGCGAAATGGTTAGGCTCTATCCCGAACTCATCGCCATGTATCAACAGATCGGCGCGCAACAACTGGTCGTGGCTTTTCAACAATCCGCCGCGAGCAGCGCGCGCTTCGCCGGCGACGTGGCGCGGGCCGTAGAGTGGTATGGCGCCGCCGGCAACGGCTTTCTGCAACTCGGGCGCACGCGTCAGGCCGGAGAGGCGTTCAGCAACTGCGAGTCCCTGTTGCAGTCCTGGGTAGATACGCTCATTCGGCAGGAGCGCCTTGAATCAGCGTTGCCATTACTCCTCCAGCTTGCCGAAGTGGCGGAGCACACTGGCAACCAGCACTATCGCGCCACAGCGCTACTGAACGCTGCGATCATCACATGTGAATCCCGACAAGACTGGGGCCAAGCCAGAGTACTTGCCGGGCAAGCCTTGGCACTGCTTGCCGCCGATTCAGAAGATTACGCAACGGCTCAACGCCTGATCGCCCTGTGCGACGAGCGGCTTTCCCAGAATCCACCCTAG
- a CDS encoding cation transporter codes for MTTLASYSHLRSRLQLALAINAVIIAAEFVGGWFLDSIGLMSDAGHNLVDQGSLFLALYAHLLTARPASESRTFGYHRAGIIAAFLNSFILLLTALGITIVGLKRLFHPVPVDGSWVMAVAAVSFAANLVIALLLQHGAKDDLNIRSAFWHMLGDAWVSLGVIVSGAAILLTGWAILDPLVSLLVVGAILRGAWPIFKESMEVLLESTPPGISASHVAATMEAIPGVKNVHDLHIWAVEPRLVMLTSHVMIEPHHTPPELLQLIQNRITTDFGIKHMTIQLETECCDPDDMHCDLRKLTEQHDDTPTFAHHH; via the coding sequence ATGACGACGCTCGCATCTTACTCACATCTTCGATCACGGCTGCAACTCGCCCTCGCCATCAATGCGGTCATCATTGCGGCTGAGTTCGTCGGGGGCTGGTTTCTCGACAGCATTGGTCTTATGAGCGACGCGGGGCACAACCTCGTCGATCAGGGATCGCTGTTTCTGGCCCTCTACGCCCATCTCCTCACCGCACGGCCGGCTTCAGAGAGCCGGACCTTCGGGTATCATCGCGCAGGCATCATCGCGGCATTTTTAAACAGCTTTATCCTTCTGTTGACCGCACTGGGCATCACGATCGTCGGCCTGAAACGATTGTTCCATCCGGTTCCCGTCGATGGCTCGTGGGTCATGGCGGTCGCCGCCGTCAGTTTTGCCGCCAACCTCGTGATCGCCCTATTGCTTCAACACGGAGCGAAAGACGATTTGAATATTCGCAGTGCGTTTTGGCACATGTTAGGGGACGCCTGGGTCTCCCTCGGCGTCATCGTTAGCGGTGCCGCGATACTCCTGACGGGATGGGCCATCCTGGACCCGCTCGTGAGCTTGCTGGTCGTCGGCGCCATCCTCCGTGGAGCTTGGCCGATCTTTAAAGAGTCGATGGAAGTCCTCTTGGAGTCGACGCCACCGGGAATCAGCGCGTCGCATGTCGCCGCAACCATGGAAGCCATTCCCGGTGTCAAAAATGTGCACGATCTTCATATTTGGGCGGTCGAACCTCGGCTGGTCATGCTTACCAGTCACGTCATGATCGAACCTCATCACACGCCTCCGGAGCTGTTGCAGTTGATCCAGAACCGGATCACAACAGACTTCGGCATCAAACACATGACCATTCAACTGGAAACCGAATGCTGCGATCCTGACGACATGCACTGCGACCTCCGGAAGCTGACCGAGCAGCACGACGACACACCTACCTTCGCCCACCATCATTGA